One Stigmatopora argus isolate UIUO_Sarg chromosome 12, RoL_Sarg_1.0, whole genome shotgun sequence genomic window carries:
- the LOC144086338 gene encoding solute carrier family 12 member 9-like → MSEKAPLLKEKEPATRGPKPGQDRCRPRPESARKLGMIFGVFIPILLSMFNVVVFLRIGFVVGQAGLYQAMAMFLVAYAIITMTVLSVCAISTNGALEAGGAYYMISRALGPEFGGSIGIMFFFANVCGSALYILGLVEAIMSAFGIPEALDAATIDGASHRILPSGYWWTLLYGTALLLICLIICLVGAHIYAKATFAFFIIVTTVLVSIFYSFFAVDSRTITLASNSAVNRSTQNTANCTGLQLHTLKGNLWPSYTVDYTTGTMMSFATVFAVMFNGCTGIMAGSNMSGDLKKPSYSIPRGTLAAVFITFVTYNLMSLLAASSCERPILQRDYSFLGGINVCPPLVTVGIYSSALSAAMSNLIGASKILHALSKDDLFGGVLALARKTFSNGNPWASVLISWLLVQMVLFAGKLNTIAGLVTIFFLLVYATVNLACLALEWASAPNFRPSFRCFTWRSCALGILGSLVMIFLINPIYAFASIAFMMLLLMLIHYLGPISNWGYISQALIFHQVRKYFLKLDVRKDHVKFWRPQVLLMVANPRSCVGLIKFINDLKKSGLYVLAHVKLGLLDELPSNPVQSCYDSWLFLVDQLNIKAFVNLTLAASVRLGVQNLLFITGFGGMRPNTLVLGFYDDCPPQDHLQGKVTLPSNHSSVAACPKTNTEELLFPLFPNLRATDKPKDIKAEEYVSIITDALKMGKNVTLARYFSQFNREDVIESRGKTWTRPGTTGPFVDIWPMNLLRLGSRGYVDICSLFLLQLACVLHETRAWSHATLRLFLCVEEGGNLQHEEEAKLRLMLKELRMSAQVHLVAWDQLVALHWHRRVDKEQERGKELDNGRQEKFPSNGAQLTDEYILAVNSLIQKHRVPQPAVRFLYLPHPPADTSRYREYLHHVDLLSQDLGPTLLVHGVTPVFTADI, encoded by the exons ATGTCTGAAAAGGCTCCACTTCTCAAGGAGAAGGAGCCCGCAACCAGGGGGCCTAAACCAGGACAAGATCGATGTCGTCCCCGGCCTGAAAGCGCTCGAAAGCTAGGCatgatttttggtgtttttattcCAATCTTGCTGTCCATGTTCAACGTCGTCGTTTTCTTGCGAATTG GATTTGTTGTGGGTCAAGCAGGGCTGTACCAGGCCATGGCGATGTTCTTGGTGGCCTACGCCATTATTACCATGACTGTCCTTTCTGTATGTGCCATCTCAACCAATGGAGCCTTGGAAGCAGGTGGTGCCTATT ATATGATCAGTCGAGCGCTGGGTCCTGAGTTTGGTGGCAGCATAGgaatcatgtttttctttgcCAATGTGTGTGGCAGTGCTCTTTACATTCTGGGTCTGGTTGAAGCCATCATGTCTGCCTTTGGCATTCCTGAAG CTTTAGATGCTGCGACAATAGATGGAGCCTCCCATCGTATCTTGCCTTCAGGATACTGGTGGACTTTGCTTTATGGAACGGCGCTGCTCTTAATTTGTTTAATTATCTGCTTG GTGGGCGCCCACATCTATGCCAAAGCCACTTTTGCCTTTTTCATCATCGTCACAACTGTCCTGGTATCCATCTTTTATAGCTTCTTTGCTGTGGATTCCAGGACAATCACACTTGCAAGCAATTCTGCTGTGAACAGATCCACACAGAACACCGCCAACTGCACAGGCCTCCAACTGCACACCTTAAAGGGCAACTTATGGC CCAGTTACACTGTTGATTACACCACTGGAACCATGATGAGTTTTGCCACCGTTTTTGCAGTTATGTTTAACGGTTGCACTGGGATCATGGCTGGATCTAATATGTCAG GTGACTTGAAGAAACCGAGCTATTCTATTCCTAGAGGAACCCTGGCGGCTGTTTTTATAACTTTTGTCACGTACAATCTGATGAGTCTATTAGCTGCTTCGTCTTGTGAACG TCCCATTCTCCAACGAGACTACAGTTTCCTGGGGGGTATCAatgtttgcccacctctggtgACAGTTGGAATTTACTCCTCAGCGTTGTCCGCTGCCATGAGCAACCTAATAGGAGCTTCCAAAATCCTTCACGCACTGTCCAAGGATGATCTGTTTG GCGGTGTCCTGGCTCTGGCGAGGAAGACGTTTAGCAATGGTAACCCCTGGGCCTCTGTGCTTATCTCATGGTTGcttgtacag ATGGTGCTATTTGCTGGGAAATTAAACACCATCGCTGGCCTTGTGACCATCTTCTTTTTGTTGGTGTATGCCACTGTCAACCTGGCTTGTTTGGCTCTAGAGTGGGCATCTGCGCCAAACTTTAG GCCGTCTTTCCGTTGTTTCACGTGGCGTAGCTGCGCTCTTGGCATTCTTGGCAGCCTGGTCATGATATTCCTCATCAATCCCATCTATGCTTTTGCAAGCATAGCATTTATGATGCTGCTCCTTATGCTCATTCATTACCTCGGTCCTATCAGTAACTGGGGATACATAAGCCAGGCTCTAATATTCCACcag GTTCGCAAGTATTTCTTGAAGCTTGACGTGCGCAAGGACCACGTTAAGTTCTGGAGGCCACAGGTGCTGCTAATGGTAGCCAACCCTCGTAGTTGTGTAGGCCTGATAAAATTCATCAATGACCTAAAGAAGAGCGGTCTCTATGTTCTGGCTCATGTCAAACTGGGATTACTGG ATGAGCTGCCGTCCAATCCTGTGCAGAGTTGTTATGATTCCTGGTTGTTCTTAGTTGACCAATTGAACATCAAGGCCTTTGTTAACCTCACCTTGGCTGCCTCGGTTCGACTTGGAGTTCAGAACCTTCTTTTTATCACAGGCTTTG gtgggaTGAGGCCAAACACTCTTGTCTTAGGCTTCTATGATGATTGCCCACCTCAAGACCACCTCCAAGGCAAAGTTACTTTACCTTCAAATCATAGCTCAGTTGCAGCATGTCCAAAAACAAACACGGAAGAACTGTTATTCCCTTTGTTCCCTAATTTACGAGCTACTGATAAACCCAAAGACATCAAAGCAGAGGAGTACGTGTCAATCATTACTGACGCTTTGAAAATGGGCAAGAATGTGACACTGGCTCGATACTTTAGCcagttcaacagggaagatgTTATAGAGTCGAGGGGAAAAACCTGGACTCGCCCAGGAACGACAGGCCCATTTGTCGACATTTGGCCAATGAATCTGCTACGACTGGGCAGCCGCGGCTATGTGGACATCTGCTCGCTGTTTTTGCTTCAGTTGGCCTGCGTACTTCACGAAACCCGTGCCTGGAGTCACGCTACCTTGCGGCTTTTCCTTTGCGTGGAGGAAGGGGGGAATCTGCAGCATGAGGAGGAGGCCAAGCTGCGACTGATGCTCAAGGAGCTCCGGATGTCAGCGCAAGTGCATTTGGTCGCTTGGGACCAGTTGGTGGCACTACACTGGCATAGAAGAGTGGATAAAGAGCAGGAACGGGGCAAGGAACTGGACAATGGACGTCAAGAAAAATTTCCTAGCAATGGGGCACAGCTGACAGATGAGTACATTCTCGCAGTCAACAGCCTCATCCAAAAGCACAGAGTCCCCCAGCCAGCTGTGCGCTTCCTGTATTTGCCACACCCACCCGCAGATACAAGCCGGTACCGGGAGTACCTGCACCATGTTGACCTGTTGAGTCAGGATTTGGGTCCGACCTTGCTAGTCCACGGAGTCACTCCGGTTTTTACCGCCGATATCTAG
- the thpo gene encoding thrombopoietin: MTDTVNGGNAAPLYETAPWTWDFFHLVCLFNGTNVVLSSVAKKGMALSRLLLLCMLASEVQDAETKPIDFVCSRSARRAMNIVTEMQAALNNCNSSAILPTPVQIPCTELHIATWERKSHHERRQDISMSLRGLFESVKVARPLGQEECVSVLLQRLEHNINGYLLILTHLQLSDQQAPVESPELSCVPRSTLSLSTVLLNYRRLITGKLERLMMSLESTCAPQ; the protein is encoded by the exons ATGACTGATACAGTAAATGGAG GAAACGCAGCTCCTCTATATGAGACCGCGCCGTGGACATGGGACTTTTTCCACCTGGTTTGCCTTTTTAATGGAACAAATGTGGTCTTATCGAGCGTGGCAAAGAAGGGCATGGCTTTAAGCA GACTCCTGCTACTATGTATGCTTGCTTCTGAAGTGCAAGACGCTGAGACCAAGCCCATTGACTTTGTGTGCAGCAGATCAGCCAGGAGAGCAATGAATATTGTGACGGAGATGCAGGCTGCACTG AATAACTGCAACAGTTCCGCCATCCTGCCCACGCCAGTTCAGATACCCTGTACCGAGCTCCACATAGCAACGTGGGAAAGAAAATCA CATCATGAGAGGAGACAAGACATCAGCATGTCCTTGAGGGGTCTTTTTGAGAGTGTCAAGGTTGCAAGGCCCCTTGGCCAGGAAGAATGTGTTTCAGTGCTTTTGCAGAGACTGGAGCATAACATCAACGGCTACCTCCTCATCCTCACACATCTTCAATTGAGT gACCAGCAGGCGCCAGTGGAGAGTCCAGAACTGTCTTGTGTTCCTCGAAGTACCCTCAGTCTGAGCACAGTCCTGCTCAACTACAGGCGCCTGATCACAGGCAAACTGGAGCGGTTGATGATGAGCTTGGAAAGCACTTGCGCTCCTCAGTGA